One Rhodococcus sp. P1Y DNA window includes the following coding sequences:
- the pnuC gene encoding nicotinamide riboside transporter PnuC translates to MLAALLDAQISIAGHPILWREIVGNGFGLASAIGGMRRVVWAWPVGIVGNALLFTVFLGGVFHTPQALDLYGQAGRQLLFIAVSTYGWARWLQTSRTRSSAVLPRWATPHERLLMVAVMVVGTLAFAQLFDYLGSYGKWADAWIFTGSLLATFGMARGVTEFWLIWIAVDIVGVPLLFRAGFYPSAFLYLVYAAFVIWGFTVWVKVQKKTISIK, encoded by the coding sequence GTGCTTGCCGCACTGCTCGACGCGCAGATCTCCATCGCGGGCCACCCGATTCTGTGGCGAGAGATCGTCGGCAACGGCTTCGGATTGGCGTCGGCGATCGGCGGAATGCGGCGAGTGGTCTGGGCGTGGCCGGTGGGAATCGTGGGCAACGCGCTGCTGTTCACGGTGTTTCTCGGCGGCGTGTTCCACACTCCGCAGGCCCTCGACCTCTACGGGCAGGCCGGACGGCAGCTGCTGTTCATCGCCGTCAGCACGTACGGGTGGGCAAGGTGGCTGCAGACTTCCCGAACCCGCAGTTCGGCAGTGCTTCCCCGGTGGGCAACTCCGCACGAGCGGTTGCTCATGGTCGCCGTGATGGTCGTCGGCACCCTCGCGTTTGCGCAGTTGTTCGACTATCTCGGGTCCTACGGCAAGTGGGCCGACGCATGGATTTTCACCGGATCGTTGCTGGCGACATTCGGTATGGCTCGCGGTGTGACTGAGTTCTGGCTGATCTGGATCGCGGTCGACATAGTCGGAGTGCCGCTACTCTTCCGAGCCGGCTTCTACCCTTCCGCGTTCCTCTACCTGGTCTACGCAGCCTTCGTGATCTGGGGTTTCACGGTCTGGGTGAAGGTGCAGAAAAAGACAATCTCCATTAAATAG
- a CDS encoding peptide chain release factor 3: MSTPDSVDVSTTPAESVPRNAHKELGSEVARRRTFAVISHPDAGKSTLTEALALHARVISEAGAIHGKAGRRSTVSDWMEMEKARGISVSSTALQFNYQVDPTAETVNVINLVDTPGHADFSEDTYRVLTAVDAAVMLIDAAKGLEPQTLKLFQVCRQFGIPVITVINKWDRPGQSPLELLDEIERRIGLTPTPLYWPVGIAGDFRGLLDVREGNYIRFTRTAGGATIAPEELLDADAAAAREGSEWETALEESELLVSSGQGHDQELFLAGQTSPVIFGSAMLNFGVRQILDTLVALAPAPGPRDDIKGTVREVTDPFSAVVFKVQAGMDTAHRDRLAFMRVVSGVFERGMVVTHAQTGKPFTTKYALTVFGRERTTVENAYPGDVVGLVNATALAPGHTLYTDKKVEYPPIPSFAPEHFAALRVDSADKYKKFRRAVEQLDSEGVVQVLRNDIRGDASPVLAAVGPMQFEVVTARMKTEFGVDARLEPLGYSVARRTDSESAVELGRQRGVEVFTRTDGALLALVSDKWRLQYLEKEMPELTLEPLVAAGE, translated from the coding sequence TTGAGCACGCCCGATTCGGTAGACGTCAGCACTACCCCCGCCGAGTCGGTACCGCGGAACGCTCACAAGGAACTCGGCAGTGAGGTTGCCCGCCGCCGCACCTTCGCCGTCATCTCGCATCCCGACGCCGGCAAATCGACGCTCACCGAGGCACTCGCACTCCACGCCCGTGTGATCTCCGAGGCCGGCGCCATTCACGGCAAGGCGGGTCGACGCTCCACGGTGTCCGACTGGATGGAGATGGAGAAGGCCCGAGGAATCTCGGTCAGTTCCACTGCGCTGCAGTTCAACTACCAGGTAGATCCGACGGCCGAGACGGTCAACGTCATCAACCTCGTCGACACCCCCGGTCACGCAGACTTCTCCGAGGACACCTACCGCGTTCTGACGGCCGTCGACGCAGCCGTCATGCTCATCGACGCCGCGAAGGGCCTCGAACCGCAGACACTCAAGTTGTTCCAGGTGTGCCGGCAGTTCGGCATTCCGGTCATCACCGTCATCAACAAGTGGGACCGTCCGGGTCAGTCGCCATTGGAACTTCTCGACGAGATCGAGCGGCGGATCGGCCTGACACCCACTCCCCTGTACTGGCCCGTCGGTATCGCCGGTGACTTTCGCGGATTGCTCGACGTCCGAGAGGGCAACTACATCCGCTTCACCCGTACCGCGGGCGGCGCGACCATCGCACCCGAAGAACTGCTCGACGCCGACGCCGCTGCCGCGCGCGAGGGCTCCGAGTGGGAGACCGCGCTCGAAGAGAGCGAACTGCTCGTCTCCAGCGGTCAGGGGCACGATCAGGAACTGTTCCTCGCCGGTCAGACCTCTCCGGTGATCTTCGGATCTGCGATGCTGAACTTCGGTGTCCGCCAGATCCTCGACACTCTCGTCGCGCTCGCGCCGGCACCCGGCCCACGTGACGACATCAAAGGGACGGTTCGTGAAGTAACCGACCCCTTCAGCGCCGTGGTGTTCAAAGTCCAGGCCGGCATGGACACGGCGCACCGCGACCGGCTTGCGTTCATGCGCGTCGTGTCCGGGGTGTTCGAACGCGGCATGGTCGTCACGCACGCCCAAACAGGAAAGCCCTTCACGACGAAGTACGCGCTCACTGTGTTCGGCCGTGAGCGCACCACCGTCGAGAACGCCTACCCCGGCGACGTAGTCGGCCTGGTCAACGCGACCGCCCTCGCGCCGGGACACACGCTCTACACCGACAAGAAGGTCGAGTACCCGCCGATTCCGTCGTTCGCGCCCGAGCACTTCGCCGCGCTGCGCGTCGACAGCGCCGACAAGTACAAGAAGTTCAGGCGGGCCGTCGAGCAGTTGGACTCCGAAGGAGTCGTTCAGGTGTTGCGCAACGACATTCGAGGCGACGCCTCCCCCGTGCTCGCCGCGGTGGGACCGATGCAGTTCGAGGTGGTCACGGCCCGTATGAAGACCGAGTTCGGCGTCGACGCGCGGCTGGAGCCACTCGGGTACTCGGTGGCACGCAGGACCGACTCCGAATCGGCCGTCGAACTCGGCCGTCAGCGCGGCGTCGAGGTGTTCACCCGTACCGACGGTGCGCTGCTCGCCCTCGTCAGCGACAAGTGGCGCTTGCAGTACCTCGAGAAGGAAATGCCGGAACTGACGCTCGAGCCGCTTGTCGCCGCGGGCGAATAG
- a CDS encoding fatty acyl-AMP ligase: MSKFTEEMFATARSSERGLVTGEPDAALRQSWGEIHQVARNMAGALADAGIDRGDAIGILAGQPVDIAPACQATWMRGGSVTMLHQPTPRTDLAVWGEDTETVVHMIEAKAVILGAPFDVAAPILEERGITVLKVDDMRAGRDIDPVETSESDIALQQLTSGSTGSPKAVRITHENFYVNAYAMIDRIKFDVDSDVMISWLPLFHDMGMVGFLTVPMQVGAEVVSITPLDFLRSPLLWAKLIHKYRGTVTAAPNFAYSLLARRLSQADDDLDLDLSSLRYAWNGAEPVDPDTMTTLAEAGRPYKLDPLALAPVYGMAETTLAVSIPDPDQGQVLDVVDADLLEAMGRAVPATKGNVRRLATLGKMVPNLEGRVVDKEGQVLTARGVGIIEVRGKAVTPGYITVDGPVETQDSEGWLDTGDVGYFTEDGLVVVCGRIKDVIIMGGRNIYPTDIERAAGSVTGVRPGNAVAIRLDAGDKRESFAVAVETNDFQNPDEVKRIEHEVVHAVHSEVGVRPRTVAVLGPGSIPKTSSGKLRRANSASLLG; encoded by the coding sequence TTGAGCAAGTTCACCGAAGAGATGTTCGCAACGGCTCGCAGCAGTGAGCGCGGGCTCGTCACGGGGGAGCCCGACGCTGCGCTGCGCCAGTCCTGGGGCGAAATTCACCAGGTTGCGCGGAACATGGCAGGAGCGCTCGCCGATGCAGGCATAGACCGCGGTGACGCCATCGGAATTCTGGCCGGCCAGCCCGTCGACATCGCCCCTGCGTGTCAGGCGACGTGGATGCGCGGTGGGTCGGTGACGATGCTGCATCAGCCGACGCCGCGAACCGATCTTGCGGTGTGGGGTGAGGACACCGAGACGGTCGTGCACATGATCGAGGCGAAGGCCGTCATTCTCGGTGCGCCCTTCGATGTTGCCGCTCCGATTCTCGAAGAGCGCGGAATCACCGTGCTGAAGGTCGACGACATGCGCGCGGGCCGCGACATCGACCCCGTGGAGACCTCGGAGTCCGACATCGCTTTGCAGCAACTGACTTCCGGGTCGACCGGCTCACCCAAGGCTGTGCGGATCACCCACGAGAACTTCTACGTCAACGCGTACGCGATGATCGACCGGATCAAGTTCGACGTCGACTCCGACGTGATGATCAGTTGGTTGCCGCTCTTCCACGACATGGGGATGGTCGGGTTCCTGACGGTTCCGATGCAGGTCGGTGCCGAGGTCGTCTCCATCACGCCGCTCGACTTCCTGCGTTCACCCCTGCTGTGGGCCAAGCTGATTCACAAGTACCGCGGAACCGTCACGGCAGCACCGAATTTCGCGTACTCGCTGCTCGCTCGCCGACTGTCCCAGGCCGACGACGACCTGGATCTCGACCTGAGTTCACTGCGGTACGCATGGAACGGCGCCGAACCCGTCGACCCCGACACGATGACGACGTTGGCCGAGGCAGGCAGGCCGTACAAGCTCGATCCACTCGCGCTCGCCCCCGTGTACGGAATGGCGGAAACGACGCTTGCCGTGTCCATTCCCGACCCGGATCAGGGCCAGGTTCTCGACGTCGTCGACGCGGATCTGCTCGAAGCCATGGGCCGCGCCGTACCGGCGACCAAGGGCAACGTTCGACGGTTGGCGACGCTGGGCAAGATGGTGCCCAATCTCGAAGGGCGGGTCGTGGACAAGGAAGGTCAGGTCCTCACCGCCCGTGGTGTGGGGATCATCGAGGTGCGCGGGAAGGCCGTGACGCCGGGCTACATCACCGTCGACGGCCCCGTCGAGACTCAGGACTCCGAGGGTTGGCTCGACACCGGCGACGTCGGATACTTCACCGAGGACGGTCTCGTCGTCGTCTGCGGCCGGATCAAGGACGTCATCATCATGGGCGGCCGCAACATCTATCCGACGGACATCGAACGTGCGGCGGGATCGGTGACGGGTGTGCGCCCCGGCAACGCCGTCGCTATCCGACTCGACGCGGGCGACAAACGGGAAAGCTTCGCAGTGGCAGTGGAAACCAACGACTTCCAGAACCCCGACGAGGTCAAGCGTATCGAGCACGAGGTGGTACACGCAGTGCACTCGGAGGTAGGTGTTCGTCCTCGCACCGTCGCAGTCCTCGGGCCGGGGTCGATCCCCAAGACGTCGTCGGGCAAATTGCGTCGGGCGAATTCGGCGTCGCTGTTGGGCTGA
- the pth gene encoding aminoacyl-tRNA hydrolase — translation MNATPDSTTGPALIVGLGNPGPQYETTRHNVGFMVADALAGRIGAKFSSHKKSNSDIVQARLAERSVIVAKPRTFMNLSGQPIAALARFFSVEPGCVVVVHDELDLDFGTIRLKLGGGEGGHNGLRSTTQHLSTKDYLRMRVGIGRPPGRMDPASYVLKPFSAAERKDLGVIVEEAADAAELVLRVGLEAAQNQVH, via the coding sequence GTGAACGCAACGCCAGATTCGACAACCGGGCCAGCTCTGATCGTCGGCCTCGGCAACCCGGGACCTCAGTACGAGACGACGCGCCACAATGTCGGATTCATGGTCGCCGACGCCCTTGCCGGCCGAATCGGCGCGAAGTTCTCCTCGCACAAGAAGTCGAACTCCGACATAGTGCAGGCACGCTTGGCCGAGCGCTCTGTGATCGTCGCGAAGCCTCGTACGTTCATGAACCTGTCGGGTCAACCCATTGCTGCGCTCGCACGGTTCTTCTCGGTGGAGCCCGGGTGCGTGGTCGTCGTACACGACGAGTTGGACCTCGACTTCGGAACCATCCGGCTCAAACTCGGCGGCGGCGAAGGCGGACACAACGGATTGCGCTCCACCACACAGCATCTGAGCACCAAGGACTACCTGCGCATGCGCGTCGGGATCGGGCGTCCTCCCGGCCGGATGGATCCAGCGTCGTATGTTCTGAAGCCCTTCTCGGCCGCTGAGCGCAAAGACCTGGGCGTCATCGTCGAGGAAGCAGCGGACGCAGCCGAACTGGTCCTGCGCGTGGGTCTGGAGGCTGCGCAGAATCAGGTTCACTGA
- a CDS encoding 50S ribosomal protein L25/general stress protein Ctc, which yields MANEVNNLKALVRTEFGKGAARRTRRDGQVPAVLYGHGSDPQHLALDARAFAAVLRNNGTNAVLTLDIDGAEQVALTKSVVVHPIKRSIEHADLLVLKKGERVTVEVNVIVEGDAAPGTLVTTDSTAVEIEADALSIPENITVDIEGAEIGTQITASGLALPEGVTLISDPELLLVNVVEAPSEEDLEADGEGTEDISETGEAETQEEASEESSDES from the coding sequence ATGGCTAACGAAGTAAACAACCTCAAGGCACTCGTCCGCACCGAATTCGGCAAGGGCGCTGCACGCCGCACCCGTCGTGACGGCCAGGTCCCTGCCGTTCTGTACGGACACGGCAGCGACCCCCAGCACCTCGCACTGGACGCTCGCGCATTCGCTGCCGTCCTGCGTAACAATGGCACCAACGCTGTCCTGACGCTGGACATCGACGGCGCAGAGCAGGTCGCACTGACCAAGTCGGTCGTCGTCCACCCGATCAAGCGCAGCATCGAGCACGCCGACCTCCTCGTCCTGAAGAAGGGCGAGCGCGTCACCGTCGAGGTCAACGTCATCGTCGAAGGCGACGCGGCACCCGGCACCCTCGTCACCACCGACTCGACCGCTGTCGAGATCGAGGCCGACGCACTGTCGATCCCCGAGAACATCACCGTCGACATCGAAGGCGCCGAGATCGGCACCCAGATCACCGCATCCGGCCTGGCTCTTCCCGAGGGCGTCACCCTGATCTCCGATCCCGAGCTGCTCCTCGTCAACGTCGTCGAGGCTCCGTCCGAGGAAGACCTCGAAGCAGACGGCGAAGGCACCGAGGACATCTCCGAGACCGGCGAAGCCGAGACTCAGGAAGAGGCGTCCGAGGAAAGCTCCGACGAGAGCTGA
- a CDS encoding TetR/AcrR family transcriptional regulator has translation MKTLTPAGERLLTVASALFYERGIRAVGVDLIAEEAGTTKKTLYDRFGSKDGLVVCYLERRYERWCAFVLAHLEGYPAGRGRIFGVYDALEAWMRANDRGCGFVNAYAEFGGTDHPALEIIRSEKEWTRALFVRLVAEAGLGDADDGDADELGTKLSLIHEGAVIMSTAGDRADAIDMARSIARTLVV, from the coding sequence ATGAAAACACTGACACCCGCCGGCGAACGTCTACTGACCGTGGCGAGCGCACTGTTCTACGAGCGCGGCATCCGAGCAGTCGGCGTCGACCTCATCGCCGAGGAAGCAGGAACGACCAAGAAGACCTTGTACGACCGCTTCGGATCGAAGGACGGCCTGGTCGTCTGCTACCTGGAACGTCGGTACGAGCGGTGGTGCGCCTTCGTCCTCGCGCATCTCGAGGGTTACCCAGCGGGTCGCGGACGGATCTTCGGCGTCTACGACGCACTGGAAGCCTGGATGCGCGCAAACGACCGCGGCTGCGGTTTCGTCAACGCCTACGCCGAATTCGGCGGGACCGACCATCCTGCGCTGGAGATCATCCGCTCCGAGAAGGAGTGGACTCGAGCTCTGTTCGTCAGGCTGGTCGCGGAAGCGGGTCTCGGGGATGCCGACGATGGGGATGCTGACGAACTCGGGACGAAACTGTCCCTGATCCACGAGGGAGCCGTGATCATGAGCACCGCCGGAGACCGCGCCGACGCGATCGACATGGCTCGGTCGATCGCTCGGACCCTGGTGGTGTAA
- a CDS encoding aminotransferase class V-fold PLP-dependent enzyme: MFDLDRVRRDTPAATATVFLDSAGSSLPPDPVVDTAVAHLRRESVVGGYRAANERMADLAAVKSSIARLVGAQASDIALSDSATRSWSDFFYSLPLAAGDRILLSEVEYASNAIAALQRAAAVGAVVEFVPSDPSGQIDLHALDEMLDDRVRIVSLVHAPTNGGLINPAREVAELAHRYGALVLLDACQSIGQIRVDVSELGVDALSATGRKWLRGPRGTGFLYLRPELAATLEPPALDLHSAQWVGEKEFQLAADVTRFEFWECDVAARLALGTAVDYLLDIGIDAVEDAVRERSEYLRTALRGVDGVTVHDLGARKSGIVSFTVDGMLPTDVRDALAEKDITVTVSHRRSTLKDMNRRGLDSVIRASPHYFVTFEQLDLMVAALRAL; this comes from the coding sequence ATGTTCGACCTCGACCGAGTCCGCCGCGATACCCCAGCCGCAACCGCGACTGTGTTCCTCGACAGCGCGGGATCCTCGCTCCCACCGGATCCCGTCGTCGACACCGCCGTCGCGCATTTGCGTCGGGAATCGGTCGTCGGTGGATACCGCGCTGCGAACGAGCGGATGGCCGATCTCGCTGCCGTCAAGAGCTCGATCGCGAGATTGGTCGGGGCACAGGCGTCGGACATTGCTTTGAGCGACAGCGCAACTCGATCGTGGAGCGACTTCTTCTATTCCCTCCCGTTGGCCGCAGGCGACCGCATCCTGCTGTCCGAGGTCGAATATGCGTCCAACGCAATCGCGGCGTTGCAACGAGCCGCTGCCGTCGGAGCCGTCGTGGAATTCGTACCGAGCGACCCCTCGGGGCAGATCGACCTGCACGCGCTCGACGAGATGCTCGACGACCGCGTCCGAATTGTCTCACTTGTCCACGCCCCCACCAACGGTGGGCTGATCAACCCGGCACGAGAAGTGGCGGAACTCGCGCACCGATACGGCGCCTTGGTACTGCTCGACGCGTGCCAATCGATCGGACAGATACGTGTCGATGTGAGCGAACTCGGTGTCGACGCCCTGAGCGCAACGGGCAGGAAGTGGTTGCGCGGACCACGGGGAACCGGTTTTCTGTACCTGCGCCCGGAGTTGGCCGCGACGCTCGAGCCACCCGCGCTCGATCTGCACAGTGCACAGTGGGTCGGCGAGAAGGAGTTCCAACTCGCGGCCGACGTGACGCGGTTCGAGTTCTGGGAATGCGACGTCGCTGCCCGTCTTGCGCTCGGCACAGCCGTCGACTATCTCCTGGATATCGGAATCGACGCCGTCGAAGACGCCGTGCGCGAGAGGTCCGAGTATCTGCGGACTGCGTTACGCGGCGTCGACGGGGTGACCGTGCACGATCTGGGTGCGCGCAAAAGCGGCATCGTGTCCTTCACCGTCGACGGCATGCTCCCCACCGACGTGCGCGACGCCTTGGCCGAGAAGGACATCACCGTCACCGTCAGTCATCGCCGTTCGACACTGAAGGATATGAACCGGCGTGGGCTCGACTCGGTGATCCGGGCGTCTCCGCACTACTTCGTGACGTTCGAGCAGCTGGATCTGATGGTCGCCGCGCTCCGCGCCCTGTGA
- the egtA gene encoding ergothioneine biosynthesis glutamate--cysteine ligase EgtA translates to MSSNEKSLELSSRPAAEAFVSKVCFKLGPPQLIGAELEWLTHTENGDRPSLDSVAVALGEYAPKSIAPSSPALSLPGGSAVTIEPGGQIEISSAPFASVPELQRAVDADARALTQLMAAARIGLLSAPADRERDPQRLLVLPRYCAMENRFTAIGPFGKLMMCNTASDQVSVDAGRDRAEVARRWDMLHAVGPAFVAAFACSPTLRGAPEGAWASQRMRTWLELDGSRTEVPNTGDPISDYARWALDVPLLCIRRDGDNWEAPPGTTFADWLDDDAVVGRPATTADLEYHLTTLFPHVRACGHLEIRYLDAQPDGQWVVPTAAFDALLADPLTTAQASAIAQSTSGRWIDAARDGLADSDFRSTAEELLHLAASTSLDHADELAQAADRCRRAEPPTAAVESTEKEPA, encoded by the coding sequence GTGTCGTCCAACGAGAAGTCCTTGGAGCTGAGCTCACGCCCAGCCGCCGAGGCATTTGTGTCGAAGGTGTGTTTCAAGCTCGGGCCGCCGCAACTCATCGGAGCCGAGTTGGAATGGCTGACGCACACCGAGAACGGTGACAGGCCTTCACTCGACAGCGTTGCCGTCGCGCTCGGTGAGTACGCCCCGAAAAGCATCGCCCCCAGCTCACCCGCCCTGTCGCTACCGGGCGGAAGTGCCGTCACGATCGAACCGGGCGGCCAAATCGAAATATCCAGTGCCCCCTTCGCCTCGGTGCCGGAACTCCAGCGAGCAGTCGACGCGGACGCCCGAGCCCTGACGCAGTTGATGGCCGCGGCCCGCATCGGACTGCTGTCCGCTCCGGCCGACCGCGAGCGGGACCCGCAACGGCTGCTGGTCTTGCCGCGTTATTGCGCAATGGAAAACCGCTTCACCGCCATCGGGCCGTTCGGCAAGTTGATGATGTGCAACACCGCGTCCGACCAGGTCAGCGTCGATGCCGGCCGAGACCGAGCCGAGGTGGCCAGGCGGTGGGACATGCTCCACGCCGTCGGCCCGGCGTTCGTGGCAGCCTTCGCCTGCTCGCCGACGCTGCGCGGAGCACCTGAGGGCGCATGGGCGTCACAGCGCATGCGGACCTGGCTCGAATTGGACGGCAGCCGAACGGAAGTCCCGAACACGGGCGATCCGATCTCCGACTACGCGCGGTGGGCCCTCGACGTGCCGCTGCTGTGTATTCGCCGTGATGGTGACAACTGGGAGGCTCCACCAGGAACGACGTTCGCGGACTGGCTCGACGACGACGCCGTCGTCGGCCGCCCCGCCACGACAGCAGATCTCGAGTATCACCTGACCACGTTGTTCCCCCATGTACGGGCGTGCGGGCATCTCGAGATTCGTTATCTCGACGCTCAACCCGATGGACAGTGGGTCGTACCCACAGCGGCGTTCGACGCGTTGCTCGCCGACCCGCTGACCACCGCACAGGCGTCGGCAATCGCGCAGAGCACGAGCGGCCGATGGATCGACGCCGCACGTGACGGTCTGGCCGACAGCGACTTTCGGTCCACCGCCGAAGAGTTGCTGCATCTCGCCGCGTCCACGTCGCTCGACCACGCGGACGAATTGGCGCAGGCCGCAGACCGATGTCGCAGAGCAGAACCACCCACAGCCGCGGTCGAGTCGACCGAGAAGGAGCCGGCGTGA
- the egtB gene encoding ergothioneine biosynthesis protein EgtB → MSQSRTTHSRGRVDREGAGVTSTEELRKKVESVLTRSRARSAVLTESVDDTDLTAQHSPLMSPLVWDLAHIGNQEEFWLVRDVGGREPVRQDIDELYDAFKHSRSSRRSLPLLTPDEARDYVSTVRDKVWDILSSSPLDGRRLERDGFAFGMVAQHEQQHDETMLATHQLRTGPAVLHAPRPPGPSVAAEGEAVIEGGEFSMGTTLDPWALDNERPAHPAYVPTFAIDIAPVTNGQYQQFIDADGYDRPEFWSERGWAHRTAEGLRAPQFWDRDVDGSWWRRAFGVTEPIRPNQPVVHVCFFEAEAYAKWAGKRLPTEAEWEKAARFDPSTGTVRKYPWGDSEPTERHANLGQRHLEPADVGAYPAGASPQGVQQLIGDVWEWTSSDFGPYPGFEAFPYAEYSEVFLRGDYQVLRGGSFGTDEVACRGTFRNWDHPIRRQIFAGFRCARDVADV, encoded by the coding sequence ATGTCGCAGAGCAGAACCACCCACAGCCGCGGTCGAGTCGACCGAGAAGGAGCCGGCGTGACCAGCACCGAAGAACTCAGAAAAAAGGTCGAATCCGTTCTCACCCGCAGTCGAGCCCGAAGTGCGGTCCTCACTGAGAGCGTCGACGACACCGATCTCACCGCACAGCACTCACCGTTGATGAGCCCGCTCGTCTGGGACCTCGCGCACATCGGCAACCAGGAAGAATTCTGGCTGGTTCGGGACGTCGGTGGCCGCGAACCCGTGCGTCAAGACATCGACGAGCTGTACGACGCCTTCAAGCACTCTCGGTCGAGCAGGCGGTCCTTGCCGCTGCTGACCCCCGACGAGGCGCGCGACTACGTGTCGACCGTGCGCGACAAGGTCTGGGACATCCTCAGCTCGAGTCCGCTCGACGGTCGTAGGCTCGAACGCGACGGTTTCGCATTCGGAATGGTTGCGCAGCATGAGCAGCAGCACGACGAGACGATGCTCGCCACCCACCAATTACGTACCGGCCCTGCGGTTCTTCATGCGCCGCGACCGCCTGGGCCCAGCGTGGCCGCCGAGGGTGAGGCCGTCATCGAGGGCGGTGAGTTCTCGATGGGAACCACGCTCGACCCGTGGGCTCTCGACAACGAACGCCCTGCCCACCCGGCGTACGTTCCGACCTTCGCCATCGACATCGCACCCGTCACCAACGGTCAGTACCAGCAGTTCATCGACGCCGACGGTTACGACCGCCCGGAGTTCTGGAGTGAACGCGGCTGGGCACACCGCACCGCCGAAGGTCTTCGGGCGCCACAGTTCTGGGATCGCGACGTCGACGGGAGCTGGTGGCGTCGGGCTTTCGGGGTTACCGAACCGATCAGACCGAACCAGCCCGTCGTGCACGTCTGTTTCTTCGAAGCCGAGGCCTACGCGAAGTGGGCGGGCAAACGCCTTCCCACTGAGGCGGAATGGGAGAAGGCCGCGCGATTCGATCCGTCCACGGGCACTGTTCGCAAGTACCCGTGGGGCGATTCCGAGCCCACCGAAAGGCACGCCAATCTCGGTCAGCGTCACCTCGAGCCCGCCGACGTCGGTGCCTACCCGGCAGGCGCGTCGCCGCAGGGGGTTCAGCAGTTGATCGGTGATGTCTGGGAGTGGACGTCCTCGGATTTCGGGCCGTACCCGGGGTTCGAGGCGTTTCCGTATGCCGAGTACTCCGAGGTCTTTCTGCGTGGTGACTACCAGGTATTGCGCGGCGGCTCGTTCGGAACCGACGAGGTTGCGTGCCGCGGCACGTTCCGCAACTGGGATCACCCCATTCGTCGGCAGATCTTCGCCGGCTTCAGATGTGCCCGAGACGTGGCAGATGTGTAG
- the egtC gene encoding ergothioneine biosynthesis protein EgtC, producing MCRHLGYLGPSRSVGDVLTRGANSLRVQSWAPKEMRGGGTINADGFGAAWWDGGSAVSYRNSMPIWSDPAVDEVLTGARSTAVVAAVRSATVGMPVERSACAPFTDGTWAFSHNGVVFGWPDALVDVASEVPTKNLLALQAPTDSAALWVVLQHLLTEHEPEKALRMLVARVEESSPGPRLNLLLGDGTTLYATTLYHSLSVLKTDDSVLVASEPLDDDPAWVAVSDRKFVVASPGHVDITDLD from the coding sequence ATGTGTAGGCATCTCGGCTATCTCGGCCCGTCGCGCAGTGTCGGTGACGTGCTTACCAGAGGTGCCAACTCTCTGCGCGTGCAATCGTGGGCGCCGAAGGAGATGCGCGGCGGGGGCACCATCAACGCCGACGGATTCGGTGCGGCGTGGTGGGATGGCGGTAGTGCGGTGAGCTACCGCAACTCGATGCCGATCTGGTCGGATCCTGCAGTCGACGAGGTGCTGACGGGCGCCCGGTCGACGGCTGTCGTGGCTGCCGTTCGCTCGGCGACGGTAGGCATGCCGGTCGAACGCAGTGCGTGTGCGCCGTTCACCGATGGCACCTGGGCCTTCAGTCACAACGGCGTCGTGTTCGGATGGCCGGACGCTCTCGTCGATGTAGCTTCCGAGGTTCCGACCAAGAACCTGCTGGCGTTACAAGCGCCGACTGATTCCGCGGCCTTGTGGGTGGTGTTGCAGCATCTACTCACTGAGCACGAACCGGAAAAGGCTCTGCGCATGCTCGTCGCTCGTGTCGAAGAATCGTCGCCCGGCCCGCGTCTGAACCTCCTGCTCGGCGACGGCACGACGCTGTACGCGACAACGCTGTATCACTCGCTTTCCGTTCTGAAGACGGACGATTCGGTACTCGTTGCGTCCGAACCGCTCGATGACGATCCCGCATGGGTTGCGGTATCGGACCGAAAATTCGTAGTCGCGAGCCCCGGGCACGTCGACATCACCGACCTCGATTAA